A stretch of DNA from Oreochromis aureus strain Israel breed Guangdong linkage group 23, ZZ_aureus, whole genome shotgun sequence:
CAGTATTTGAAACTTAACATGAACATCCACCAGTGGAATTAATAAactcagtttcttttctttctcactcAGAGTGCAGACATGTCTGCTGCCAGCTGTCTTCTATCTGAAGATCAGTTTCTGTGCTCCATCTGTCTGGATGTCTTCACTGATCCAGTCTCCACACCATGTGGACACAActtctgcaaaaactgcatCAGCCAACACTGGGATATCAGCTACAGGTGTCAGTGTCCCATGTGTAAAAAGGTGTTCAGGATGAGACCTGAGCTGCACATCAACACTTTCATCTCTGAGATGGTTTCTCAGTTCAGACGTGAAGCTCAGCAGaaagtcagcagcagcagctcaaagCAACAAGCTGCCAAACCAGGAGAAGTTCCCTGTGACATCTGCACTGGAACCAAACTGAAGGCCCTGAAGTCCTGCCTGGTGTGTCTGGCCTCCTACTGTCACACTCACCTGGAGCCTCATCTGACAGCTTCACGTCTGAAAAGACATCAGCTGATCGATCCTGAGGAGAACCTGGAAGCCAGGATGTGTATGAAGCACAATAAACCTCTGGAGCTGTTCTGTAAGACCGATCAGACATGTGTCTGCatgctctgctgtgtttttgaCCACAAGACTCATGAGTTTGTTCCTCTAAGAGAAGAATATGAAGGAAAGAAGGCAGAACTGGGGAAGACTGAGACTGAAATTAAACAGATGATCACGAAGAGACGACTGAAGATTCAGGAGATAAAAAAGTCAGTGAAGAAGAGTAaagatgctgcagacagagagaaagcagaAGGTGTTCAGGTCTTCACTGCTCTGAAGGAGTCTGTTGACAGACACCTGAATGAATTCATAAAGGAGAttgaagacaaacaggaagCAACAGAGAAACAGGCTGAAGGTTTCATCAAAGATCTGGAACAGGAAATCTCTGAGCTGATGAAGAGAAGCTCTGaggtggagcagctctcacGCTCTAAAgatcacctccacctcctccaaagcTTCTCATCCCTGAAAGCTGCTCTAACTACCAAACACTGGACAGAGGTCAGTATCCATCCACCATCATATGAGGGCACTGTGGTGAGAGCTGTGGATCAGCTGAAAGAGACACTGGGTGAAGAGTTTGAAGAATTGTTTgaggctgagctgaagaggGTCCAGCAGTATGCAGTGGATGTGACTCTTGATCCTGATACAGCACATCCTGAACTCATTGTGTCTGACGATGGAAAACAAGTACAACGTAGTGACAATAGGAAGGAATGTCCACACAACCCAAAGAGATTTTCgaagtttgtttgtgttttaggaAAGCAGAGTTTCTCTTCAGGCAGATTTTACTTTGAGGTTCAGGTTAAAGACAAGACCAAATGGATATTAGGAGTGGTCAGAGAGTCAGTGAACAGGAAGGAAGCCATCACACCGAGTCCTGAGAAAGGTTACTGGACTGTAGCggaacataaaaacatttgtgtAGCTCTTGATAAACCTCAAGTCCATCTGTCTCTTCAGTCTGTTCCTGAGAAGGTGGGGGTGTTTGTGGATTATGAGGAGGGTCTGGTCTCCTTCCATGATGTAGATCATGCAACTCTTGTCTACTCCTTTACTGGCTGCTCCTTTATGGAAAAACTCTGTCCACTCTTCTATCCCGGTGTTAATGATGATGGTAAAAACTCTTCACCTCTGACCATCTGTCCTGTGATGATGGGTGACTGcatcagtgatgatgatgaggatgatgataaCTGATCATCAGTCATTCAGTCTGATCTTTTTTCATGAAGAGATTGCATCAATTAAAGATCAATCGCAACATTAAACTAACACAGAGAAGTCCTAAAAACAGAACTGAGCAACTCAAACCTGCTGATGAAAACCATGACATTCAGTCAGAACCGGCAGGTCAAGTTAGCACGCTGAACTTtaattggtttgtttgttttactgttttcaACCTTATAACAGTATAACAAGTCTGAGGAGTTTCAGTTTGAAAA
This window harbors:
- the LOC116320503 gene encoding E3 ubiquitin-protein ligase TRIM21-like, which translates into the protein MSAASCLLSEDQFLCSICLDVFTDPVSTPCGHNFCKNCISQHWDISYRCQCPMCKKVFRMRPELHINTFISEMVSQFRREAQQKVSSSSSKQQAAKPGEVPCDICTGTKLKALKSCLVCLASYCHTHLEPHLTASRLKRHQLIDPEENLEARMCMKHNKPLELFCKTDQTCVCMLCCVFDHKTHEFVPLREEYEGKKAELGKTETEIKQMITKRRLKIQEIKKSVKKSKDAADREKAEGVQVFTALKESVDRHLNEFIKEIEDKQEATEKQAEGFIKDLEQEISELMKRSSEVEQLSRSKDHLHLLQSFSSLKAALTTKHWTEVSIHPPSYEGTVVRAVDQLKETLGEEFEELFEAELKRVQQYAVDVTLDPDTAHPELIVSDDGKQVQRSDNRKECPHNPKRFSKFVCVLGKQSFSSGRFYFEVQVKDKTKWILGVVRESVNRKEAITPSPEKGYWTVAEHKNICVALDKPQVHLSLQSVPEKVGVFVDYEEGLVSFHDVDHATLVYSFTGCSFMEKLCPLFYPGVNDDGKNSSPLTICPVMMGDCISDDDEDDDN